The window TCCCGTCTGCTGTTCGATGCCGAATGTTACCAGCGGGATCCGACTCAGCGCAGATGACACGAAACGAAGTGGCCGGGCCCGAGCTGCCGCAGCTGCGGCACTTCGATCCGGCAGCGCGCCTCGGCATAGGGACAGCGAGTGTGGAAATGACAACCCGGCGGCGGCGTGACCGGGCTCGGCACGTCGCCCTGGAGTATTCGCTTCGCGCGCTTGATCTTGGGGTTCGGCACCGGTACCGCGGAGAGCAGCGCCTCGGTGTAAGGATGTTTCGCGCTGGTGAAGAGCGATTTCTTGTCGGCATATTCCACGATGCGCCCGAGATACATCACCGCCACGCGATGGCTGATGTGCTCCACCACGGCCAGATCGTGGGCAATGAACAGATACGACAGGTTGAACTCGGCCTGCAGATCGATCAGCAGGTTGATCACCTGCGCCTGGATCGAGACGTCGAGCGCGGACACGGGCTCGTCGCCGACGATCAGCCGCGGATTCAACGCGAGCGCCCGGGCGATGCCGATCCGCTGCCGCTGGCCGCCCGAGAACTCGTGCGGATAGCTCTTCATCTGCGCCTTGCGCAGCCCCACCCGGTCGAACAGCGCGGCCACCCGATCTTCCTTCGCGGCGCCTTGCGCGATGCCGTGGATCGCGAGCGGCTCGCCGACGATCTCGCCCACCGACATGCGCGGATTGAGCGAGGAAAACGGGTCCTGGAAGATGATCTGCATCTCGCGCCGGTAGGGCCGCAGCTCCTTCTTGTCGAGCCGCGTGATGTCCTTGCCGTTGACCCTGATGCTGCCCGCGGTCGGATCGAGCAGGCGCAGCACGGTGCGCCCGACGGTGGACTTGCCGCAGCCCGACTCGCCGACCAGGCCGAGGGTTTCGCCCGCGGCGATATCGAAGCTCACGCCGTCGACGGCATGCACCTGCCCGACCGTGCGTGAGAGCACGCCCTTCGTGACCGGGAAATGCTTCTTCAGCCCCTCGACCTCGAGCAGCGGAACCTGCGTGAGCGGAGCCGCCGCCGGCTGCGGCGCGCGTGTGCCGGAGCTGACCAGGTCAAGCATGGCGGGCCCCGTAGAGTTTCTCGGAATGCCAGCAGGCGGCCCAATGGCCGCTGCGCTTCTGCTCATAGGGCGGACGGTGCGCGCGGCATTGGCCGTCCGCGTGCGGGCACCGGGGCGCGAAGGCGCAGCCGGGCGGCAGCGCGTTCAGCGCCGGAACGATGCCCGGAATCTCGGTCAGCCGATCGCGCCGGGCGGCCTCGCCGCCCGCCAGGATGCCCAAGCCCGGGATCGAGGACAGCAGCCCGTGGGTGTAGGGATGCAACGGCGTCTCGAACAACGCCTCGCAGTCCGCTTCCTCGACCTTGCGGCCCGCGTACATGACGATGACACGCCGCGTCGTTTCCGCGACCACGCCGAGGTCGTGCGTGATCAGGATGACCGCCGTGCCGAGCCTTTCCTTCAGCTCGACGATCAGCTCCAGGATCTGCGCCTGAATGGTGACATCCAGCGCGGTGGTCGGCTCGTCGGCGATCAGCACCTTTGGATTGCATGCCAAGGCCATCGCGATCATCACCCGCTGGCGCATGCCGCCTGAAAGCTGATGCGGATATTCCCGCACCCGCTGCTGCGCCTCGGGAATGCGCACCAGGCGCAGCATCTCGATCGATCGGTCGAGCGCCTCCTTCTTGCTCATGCCCTGGTGCAGGATCAGCGCCTCGCCGATCTGCCGCCCCACCGTGATGACCGGGTTGAGCGAGGTCATCGGCTCCTGGAAGATCATCGAGATCTCGTTGCCCCGAATGGCGCGCATTTCCTCCTCCTCGAGCTGGAGAAGATCGCGCCCGCCCATCCTGACCGAGCCGCCGACGATGCGCCCGGGCGGATCCGGGATGAGCCGCATCAGCGTCAACGCGGTTATACTCTTGCCGCAGCCCGACTCGCCGACGATGCCGAGCGTTTCGCTGCGACCGAGCTTGAACGAGACATCGTCGACCGCCTTGACGATGCCGCCGCGGGTATAGAACCAGGTCTGCAGGCTGTCGGCCTCGAGCGCGTACTCCTGCGCCATCGTGGCTGAGCGCACTTCCGCCGCGGGCGCCTGCTTCAGGGGTTCGACCATCGCCATCGGCTCACGCCTTCGTGTTCGATGAAAGGATCCGGGCTAGCTGCGCTGACGCGGGTCGAGGATGTCCCGAAGCGCGTCGCCCAGCAGGTTGGTGCCGAACACGGCCAGGCTGATGGCGATGCCGGGATAGATGACGAGCCACGGCGCCACTCGCACGTACTCGGCCGCTGATTCCGACAGCATCCGTCCCCAGGAGGGGTGCGGCTCGGGAATGCCGAGCCCGAGGAAGGACAGCGAAGCCTCGGTCAGGATCGCCGAGCCGAGTTGCGCCGTCGCCAGCACGATGAACGGCGCCAGGGTGTTGGGCAGGATGTGCTTCAGCGCAATGCGCGTCTCGCTCATGCCGATGGCGCGCGCCGCCTCCACGAACGGCATTTCGCGCAGCGACAACGTATTCGCGCGGATCACGCGCGCGACGTGCGGGACGAGCGGGATCGAGATAGCGATGATCGTGTTCTCGAGCGACGGCCCCAGCGCCGCCGCCATGACCAGCGCCATCACCAGCAGCGGCAGCGCCTGCATGATGTCGATGATGCGCTGGGTGACCAGGTCGAACCAGCCCAGCAGATAGCCCGACATGAGCCCGATGGCCACGCCGAGGAGCCCACCAAGTAGTGTGGAGCCGATGCCCACCATGAGCGAGATGCGCGCACCGTGGACGATGCGGCTGAAGAGGTCGCGCCCCATCACGTCGGCCCCCAGAAGGTGCGAAGCGCCGGGCGCCGCCAGCGAGTCGTCGGCATTGGTCCCGAGCGGATCGTGCGGTGCTATCCAGCCGGCGAAAAGAGCCGCGAACACCAAGACGACGAAGATCAGGCCGCCGATCGCCCCGAGCGGGTGGCGGCGGCAATAGAACAGGAAAACGGAGAGCTTGCCGTCGACATTCGCCCCTGCCTTGTGCAGCTCTGCTGCATGATCGATCGTGGTCACCGCGTGCGCTCCCGAGAAATGGTCCCGTTGTCGACCTGCGCCATGCTCATCGCGAGAGCACCCACCGTTCCGAGGCTACTGCTATGCGTACTTGATCCGCGGATCCAGGCTCGCATACATTATGTCCACCAGGAAATTCATGAACACGACCACGACCGCGATCAGCATTACCAGATTCTGCACGATCGGGTAGTCGCGCTTGAGGATCGCCTCGACCAGGAAGTGCGCTACACCCGGGATATTGAACACCGTCTCGGTGATGATGAGCCCGCCGATCAGGAACGCCGCCTCGATGCCGATGATGGTGACCACGGGCAGGATGGCGTTCTTCAGCGCGTGATGGTAGTTGACCGAGCGCTCGGAAGCGCCCTTGGAGCGCGCGGTGCGAATGTAGTCCTGGCGCAGCACCTCGAGCATCGAGGAGCGCGTAAGACGCATGATGATGGCCGAGGCACGGAAGCCGACGGCCGCGGCCGGCAGCAGCAGGAGCTTGAACTCCGCCCACAGGCTCTCCGGCGTGTCGGTGTAAATCGGGATCTCGCCGAAATACTTCACGCACGCCATCAGGATCAGCAGCGCCAGCCAGAACGAAGGCAGCGACAGCCCGCTCAGGCTGAACACGCGCAGCGCATAATCGAGCGGCGTGTCCTGGCGCACGGCGCTGATCACGCCGAACGGCACGCCGAACAGCACCGCGAAGAACAGCGACATCGCCGCGAGCTTGAGCGTGATCGGGATGCGCGGCCCAAGCTCGTCGATCGCCGGCAACTCGGAGACGTAGGAGATGCCGAGATCGCCGGTGAGAAGCGCGCTGATCCAGTTCCAGTACTGGAGTGGAATCGGCAGGTCGAGCCCGAGCTCCTTCTCCAGCGCCGCCTTCGCCGCCGGGTCGATGAACCCTGCCGAATCGAACATGATGTCGGCGATATTGCCCGGCATCAGGCGCAGCATGCAGAAGATGACGATCGACATGCCGAACAGCGTCAGCAGCATGAGGAAGAAGCGCCGCACCATGTAGCTCGTCATGGCCTGTCTTCTCCTTGGCGTGCGCGCCCTGGTTTACGAAGGCGATCCGGTCAGGGGAGCGGTGTCTGCCAGCCGAGCCGGCCGACCGCGGCACCGGAGCCGTCGCCTGCCTATTTGTCGAGCCACACGTCCTCGAAGCGCCAGCCGTTGTAGACGCTGTTGGTCATCACGGTGAAGCCCTTCACGCGCGGCTGGTAGCAGGTAGCCCCCTTGGCGTTGAAGATGATCGGGCGCGCCCCGTCCTCCTGCAGCTTGCGGTCGATCTCCCACACCAGCTTCTTCCTCGCCTCCTGGTCTTCCATCATCGACTGCTTGTCGAACAGCGCCTGCAGCTCCTTGTTGCAGTAGCCGGTGTAGTTGCGCTCGGAGCCGCAGGCGTAGTTCTCGTAGAACATGGCGTCGGGATCGTCCACGCCGAGCCCCGTGAGGTTCATCCCGACCATGTAGTCCTTGCGCCCGACTTTGGCGTGCCAGTTGCTCGTCTCCACGGTATCGAGCTCGCCGTCGATGTAGATTTCCTTCAAATGGTCGATGAGGATGACGGCAGGGTCGCGATAGATCGCGATGTTGCGCGTCGCCACCTTGATCTTCAGCCGCTTGTCCGGACCGTAGCCGAGCGACTCCATGATCTTGCGCGCGGCCGCGCGATTGGCTTTCACGTCGCCGTAACCCGGCACCTTCTTCAGCACCTCGGCCGGCATGCCCCATACCCCGTAGGGCGGGGGCAGGAAGTTGGCGCTGATGACCGCGTCGCCCTCGCTCAGGATATCGACGAAGGCCTGGCGGTCGAGCGTGAGCGCCATCGCCTCGCGGATCTTCGCATTGTCGAACGGCGGCTTGTCGCGATTGACGATGAGGTTGCGAGTAACGTTGGTCGTCACCATGTCGCACACCGCCTTCGGCGCCTGCTTCTTGATGTCCTTGAGCAATGCGTGGGTGACGTCGGCGTTGTACGTCATGTCGAAGTCGCCGGCGACGAACGCGAGCACCCGGGTCGAGCGGCTGCGGATGATGGTCCACTCGATGCCGTCGAGGTAGGGCCGACCCTTCTTCCAGTAATCGGGGTTGCGCGTGAACTTGACGTGCTCGTTCTGCTTCTGCTCGACGAATTTGAACGGCCCGGTGCCGATCGGATGCGTGCGCATCTTCGCCGGCGGTACGTGGCACGGATACACCGGCGAATAGCCCGAGGCGAGCAGCGCGATGAACGCCGGCTGCTTGCGCTTCAAATGGAAAGTTGCCTGGTAATCGTTGTCGGCGGTGACTTTCTCCAGGTTCCCGTACCAGGATTTGCGCGGGTTCTTGCGCAGGGCGGGCTTGACGTTGCCCAGCAACAGATCCCAGGTGCATTTGACGTCCTTGGCCGTGAGGGGCTTGCCGTCGTGCCACTTGACGCCCTTGCGCAGCTTGAAGACGAGCTGGGTCTTGTCCGCGTTCCACGACCATTCGGTGGCGAGGTCGGGAACGATGGTCTCGAGGCTGTTGACCGCCTTGTGCTGGTCGAACATGACCAAGTTATTGAACACGCCCATGTACGGCGAGACGGTGGAGTTGGTCGCCTCCTCGTGGATCGAGCCGCTCGGCGGCGTTTCGCGATGGTAGACCTTCATAATGCCTCCGCTCTTTTGCGCGAGGGCGACCGACGTACCCATCGTCATGACGGCGGCCGTGGCAACAACGGTCAGCGTGCGAAGCATCAGATGCATGCGGAACCCTCCCAAACATGTATGACTGCCGCAACTTTCTGAAAGCGTTGAGTACCGCCTCCTCCGAAATGATTATGCACTTGGCCCGCGAAATGCGCCAAGCGGGTAATGACGTGCGTTGCGCTTTAGCTCTTTCCTGGTATGCGCGCAGGGTGACCCACGCAGTTCACGTACGTTGATTGCCGGGAACCGCGGCTTGCTGCGATGCGACTGGTCGCGGCATCTGGAGCGATCGTCGGCCGAAACCAGCCGAGCTATTGCGCTTTGACGTTCGCCTCGCGCGCGACCTTGGCCCATTTCGCGATGTCTTTCTTCAGCACGGCACGGAATTCCTCGGGCGTGCTGCCGACCGCATCCGCGCTCAACGCCGTGAACTGCTCCTTGAGCGTGGGGTCGGCGATCGCCTTGACGATCTCCTCGTAAAGCCGGCGCACGATGGCCTGCGGCGTGCGCGCCGGCGCGAACATGCCGTACCAGGAGCCCAGCTCATAGCCCGGCAGCCCCGCCTCCGAGATCGTCGGCACATCGGGGATCAGCGGCGAGCGCTTCTTCGAGCCGATGCCCAGCGCGCGCACGCGCTTGGATTTGATGAACTCGGCGCTCGCCGTGATCGAGTTCCACGTCATCACGAGCTGCCCTGCTGCCGTATCGGTCATCGCCGGCGCGAGCCCTTTGTAGGGCACGTGCACGCCCTTGATGCCCGCCATCAGATTGAACAGCTCGAAGCCGAGATGCGACGAGCTGCCGATGCCCGACGAGCCATAGGTGAGCTGCCCCGGCCGCTGTTTGGCGAAGGCGATCAGCTCCTTCACGCTTTTCACCGGCAGCGACGGATGCACGAGCAGCACGAAAGGC is drawn from Betaproteobacteria bacterium and contains these coding sequences:
- a CDS encoding dipeptide ABC transporter ATP-binding protein, producing MLDLVSSGTRAPQPAAAPLTQVPLLEVEGLKKHFPVTKGVLSRTVGQVHAVDGVSFDIAAGETLGLVGESGCGKSTVGRTVLRLLDPTAGSIRVNGKDITRLDKKELRPYRREMQIIFQDPFSSLNPRMSVGEIVGEPLAIHGIAQGAAKEDRVAALFDRVGLRKAQMKSYPHEFSGGQRQRIGIARALALNPRLIVGDEPVSALDVSIQAQVINLLIDLQAEFNLSYLFIAHDLAVVEHISHRVAVMYLGRIVEYADKKSLFTSAKHPYTEALLSAVPVPNPKIKRAKRILQGDVPSPVTPPPGCHFHTRCPYAEARCRIEVPQLRQLGPGHFVSCHLR
- a CDS encoding peptide ABC transporter substrate-binding protein, which encodes MTMGTSVALAQKSGGIMKVYHRETPPSGSIHEEATNSTVSPYMGVFNNLVMFDQHKAVNSLETIVPDLATEWSWNADKTQLVFKLRKGVKWHDGKPLTAKDVKCTWDLLLGNVKPALRKNPRKSWYGNLEKVTADNDYQATFHLKRKQPAFIALLASGYSPVYPCHVPPAKMRTHPIGTGPFKFVEQKQNEHVKFTRNPDYWKKGRPYLDGIEWTIIRSRSTRVLAFVAGDFDMTYNADVTHALLKDIKKQAPKAVCDMVTTNVTRNLIVNRDKPPFDNAKIREAMALTLDRQAFVDILSEGDAVISANFLPPPYGVWGMPAEVLKKVPGYGDVKANRAAARKIMESLGYGPDKRLKIKVATRNIAIYRDPAVILIDHLKEIYIDGELDTVETSNWHAKVGRKDYMVGMNLTGLGVDDPDAMFYENYACGSERNYTGYCNKELQALFDKQSMMEDQEARKKLVWEIDRKLQEDGARPIIFNAKGATCYQPRVKGFTVMTNSVYNGWRFEDVWLDK
- a CDS encoding ATP-binding cassette domain-containing protein — translated: MAQEYALEADSLQTWFYTRGGIVKAVDDVSFKLGRSETLGIVGESGCGKSITALTLMRLIPDPPGRIVGGSVRMGGRDLLQLEEEEMRAIRGNEISMIFQEPMTSLNPVITVGRQIGEALILHQGMSKKEALDRSIEMLRLVRIPEAQQRVREYPHQLSGGMRQRVMIAMALACNPKVLIADEPTTALDVTIQAQILELIVELKERLGTAVILITHDLGVVAETTRRVIVMYAGRKVEEADCEALFETPLHPYTHGLLSSIPGLGILAGGEAARRDRLTEIPGIVPALNALPPGCAFAPRCPHADGQCRAHRPPYEQKRSGHWAACWHSEKLYGARHA
- a CDS encoding ABC transporter permease subunit, translating into MTSYMVRRFFLMLLTLFGMSIVIFCMLRLMPGNIADIMFDSAGFIDPAAKAALEKELGLDLPIPLQYWNWISALLTGDLGISYVSELPAIDELGPRIPITLKLAAMSLFFAVLFGVPFGVISAVRQDTPLDYALRVFSLSGLSLPSFWLALLILMACVKYFGEIPIYTDTPESLWAEFKLLLLPAAAVGFRASAIIMRLTRSSMLEVLRQDYIRTARSKGASERSVNYHHALKNAILPVVTIIGIEAAFLIGGLIITETVFNIPGVAHFLVEAILKRDYPIVQNLVMLIAVVVVFMNFLVDIMYASLDPRIKYA
- a CDS encoding tripartite tricarboxylate transporter substrate binding protein, with product MRSIFAIAVAALVFAVPAPAQTYPTKPVRLIIPFSAGGGTDIFARLIGRKLQDNMGQPFVADNRAGASGIIGCELVARAEPDGYTLLMSTTGTHTTNPAIYSKLPYDPLEDFEPISLIAESPFVLLVHPSLPVKSVKELIAFAKQRPGQLTYGSSGIGSSSHLGFELFNLMAGIKGVHVPYKGLAPAMTDTAAGQLVMTWNSITASAEFIKSKRVRALGIGSKKRSPLIPDVPTISEAGLPGYELGSWYGMFAPARTPQAIVRRLYEEIVKAIADPTLKEQFTALSADAVGSTPEEFRAVLKKDIAKWAKVAREANVKAQ
- a CDS encoding ABC transporter permease subunit, encoding MTTIDHAAELHKAGANVDGKLSVFLFYCRRHPLGAIGGLIFVVLVFAALFAGWIAPHDPLGTNADDSLAAPGASHLLGADVMGRDLFSRIVHGARISLMVGIGSTLLGGLLGVAIGLMSGYLLGWFDLVTQRIIDIMQALPLLVMALVMAAALGPSLENTIIAISIPLVPHVARVIRANTLSLREMPFVEAARAIGMSETRIALKHILPNTLAPFIVLATAQLGSAILTEASLSFLGLGIPEPHPSWGRMLSESAAEYVRVAPWLVIYPGIAISLAVFGTNLLGDALRDILDPRQRS